The following coding sequences are from one Diospyros lotus cultivar Yz01 chromosome 7, ASM1463336v1, whole genome shotgun sequence window:
- the LOC127807008 gene encoding uncharacterized protein LOC127807008 isoform X2 → MSEPETLVEAALRVLNTPDPVEKARLGDEVATKWLQNRITQPYDPDRDFMVPDRPARLATVELVPPGLMPKLGKAGSLQSRQAILHSLVHTESWAIDLSWVAQDEGRHFSLLAAQLEELGSFYGALPAHDGLWDSATATSQDLLARLAIEHCVHEARGLDVLPTTILRFRNGGDNETADLLEKVVYPEEITHCAAGVKWFKYLCFRSGSISGGNRWSSQEVVGAGENNDDVINKFHQTVRAYFKGPLKPPFNEAARRAAGFGPRWYEPLATKGAKP, encoded by the exons ATGAGCGAGCCTGAGACTTTGGTGGAAGCGGCTCTGCGAGTTCTGAACACGCCGGATCCAGTTGAGAAGGCACGTCTAGGCGACGAAGTGGCAACCAAATGGCTACAAAATCGCATCACGCAACCCTACGATCCTGACCGAGACTTCATGGTACCCGATCGTCCGGCCAGGCTTGCCACT GTCGAGTTGGTGCCACCCGGGCTCATGCCGAAGCTCGGGAAAGCTGGAAGCTTGCAGAGCAGGCAGGCCATTCTGCACAGCCTTGTCCACACTGAGAGCTGGGCTATTGACTTGTCTTGG GTTGCTCAAGACGAAGGTCGACACTTCAGCCTCCTTGCGGCACAACTTGAGGAGCTGGGTTCCTTCTATGGTGCATTGCCAGCTCATGATGGTCTCTGGGACTCTGCCACTGCAACATCTCAGGACCTTTTGGCACGTTTGGCAATTGAACATTGTGTTCACGAG GCTCGGGGGCTTGATGTGCTGCCCACCACTATCTTACGTTTCCGCAATGGAGGTGATAATGAAACAGCTGATTTACTGGAGAAGGTGGTTTACCCAGAAGAGATTACCCATTGTGCTGCCGGAGTAAAATGGTTCAAGTATCTTTGCTTCAGGTCTGGAAGCATCTCAGGCGGCAACAGGTGGTCCTCTCAAGAAGTAGTTGGAGCCGGTGAAAATAACGATGATGTGATTAACAAGTTCCATCAGACGGTAAGAGCATATTTCAAGGGGCCGCTGAAACCTCCTTTCAATGAGGCGGCTAGAAGAGCTGCGGGTTTCGGTCCACGATGGTACGAGCCTCTTGCAACCAAAGGGGCCAAACCATAA
- the LOC127807008 gene encoding uncharacterized protein LOC127807008 isoform X1, with protein MSEPETLVEAALRVLNTPDPVEKARLGDEVATKWLQNRITQPYDPDRDFMVPDRPARLATVELVPPGLMPKLGKAGSLQSRQAILHSLVHTESWAIDLSWDIIARFGKQEAMPSEFFTDFVKVAQDEGRHFSLLAAQLEELGSFYGALPAHDGLWDSATATSQDLLARLAIEHCVHEARGLDVLPTTILRFRNGGDNETADLLEKVVYPEEITHCAAGVKWFKYLCFRSGSISGGNRWSSQEVVGAGENNDDVINKFHQTVRAYFKGPLKPPFNEAARRAAGFGPRWYEPLATKGAKP; from the exons ATGAGCGAGCCTGAGACTTTGGTGGAAGCGGCTCTGCGAGTTCTGAACACGCCGGATCCAGTTGAGAAGGCACGTCTAGGCGACGAAGTGGCAACCAAATGGCTACAAAATCGCATCACGCAACCCTACGATCCTGACCGAGACTTCATGGTACCCGATCGTCCGGCCAGGCTTGCCACT GTCGAGTTGGTGCCACCCGGGCTCATGCCGAAGCTCGGGAAAGCTGGAAGCTTGCAGAGCAGGCAGGCCATTCTGCACAGCCTTGTCCACACTGAGAGCTGGGCTATTGACTTGTCTTGG GATATAATTGCTCGTTTTGGTAAGCAAGAGGCGATGCCAAGTGAATTCTTCACTGATTTTGTCAAGGTTGCTCAAGACGAAGGTCGACACTTCAGCCTCCTTGCGGCACAACTTGAGGAGCTGGGTTCCTTCTATGGTGCATTGCCAGCTCATGATGGTCTCTGGGACTCTGCCACTGCAACATCTCAGGACCTTTTGGCACGTTTGGCAATTGAACATTGTGTTCACGAG GCTCGGGGGCTTGATGTGCTGCCCACCACTATCTTACGTTTCCGCAATGGAGGTGATAATGAAACAGCTGATTTACTGGAGAAGGTGGTTTACCCAGAAGAGATTACCCATTGTGCTGCCGGAGTAAAATGGTTCAAGTATCTTTGCTTCAGGTCTGGAAGCATCTCAGGCGGCAACAGGTGGTCCTCTCAAGAAGTAGTTGGAGCCGGTGAAAATAACGATGATGTGATTAACAAGTTCCATCAGACGGTAAGAGCATATTTCAAGGGGCCGCTGAAACCTCCTTTCAATGAGGCGGCTAGAAGAGCTGCGGGTTTCGGTCCACGATGGTACGAGCCTCTTGCAACCAAAGGGGCCAAACCATAA